A single Chitinivibrio alkaliphilus ACht1 DNA region contains:
- the cmr1 gene encoding type III-B CRISPR module RAMP protein Cmr1: MTKIDVSRFVERERITVDVEVLTPMFLGGADGNAELRPAPFKAALRYWWRVLYGGNNLKEIEEKIFGCTDYASSFSMVVTGSVKPKRGKPANGTKFKVTSKSKGNTFFIDIIDYLCFGICEKNNYKYTHIPINTPFTLILSNLKEDYKEEITNSLKALLRYGGVGGRARNGMGSLYSSFANDFDITKFFKGKIKNLLLQIKKRRFSKEQPFIINLLKHFLK; the protein is encoded by the coding sequence ATGACAAAAATAGATGTATCTCGCTTTGTAGAGCGCGAGAGAATAACGGTTGACGTGGAGGTATTAACCCCCATGTTTCTGGGTGGGGCAGATGGAAATGCAGAATTGCGTCCCGCTCCTTTTAAAGCTGCTTTGCGGTATTGGTGGCGGGTTTTGTACGGAGGAAATAACTTAAAAGAGATAGAAGAAAAAATTTTCGGTTGTACCGATTATGCGTCAAGTTTTTCTATGGTTGTTACAGGTAGCGTAAAGCCGAAAAGGGGTAAACCTGCTAATGGTACTAAATTTAAAGTTACTTCAAAATCCAAAGGTAACACTTTCTTTATTGACATTATTGATTACCTCTGTTTTGGGATCTGTGAAAAGAACAATTATAAGTATACACATATACCAATAAACACTCCTTTTACCCTGATTTTATCAAATTTAAAGGAAGATTACAAAGAAGAAATTACGAATTCTCTCAAAGCTCTACTTAGATATGGTGGGGTAGGTGGTCGAGCAAGAAATGGAATGGGTTCCCTCTACTCATCTTTTGCAAATGATTTTGATATTACCAAATTTTTTAAAGGGAAAATAAAAAATTTACTTCTGCAAATAAAAAAGCGAAGGTTTTCGAAGGAACAACCCTTTATAATAAACCTGTTGAAGCACTTTCTGAAGTAG